CATGATTGCACTGTTTTACCCGAAAACATCAATAATAATCACTTCAGTATTTTCTCATTTTCAAGAGCAAAACGCTAGCACAGAGCTCAAAATCTGTCAAGGAAAGGAACGGCCAAACCTCGTCAAGTTATGCACACTTACAGCGTTGCCCACGGTCGGGGCAGAAAGATCTCCTGATACAACTTCATGGCATAGCGATCCGTCATCCCGGCAATAAAATCGGTAATGCTCACTTCGAGCGAATCACCATCCAGACAAACGGCACCGTACTTTTCCATCTGCTGTGGATTTTCTCTAAAAAATTCGAACAGTTCCCTGAGAACCCGCGCCGCCTTGGTAAAATCGTCATGAACGCTCGGCACCCGGTAGACATGGTCAAATAACCAATCACGCAGCTCGGTGACCCACTCCAGAACGTTGTCGGACAAGCCGATTTCAATGGTGCCATCACGCTGTGACGCCTGGATCATGTCGGTGACCATGGTGTTGATTCGCTGAGAATGACGTTCGCCCAGATGTTTCAACAGAGACCGGGGTACGTCATCAATGGTGATCACTCCGCCACGTAAAGCGTCATCAAGATCGTGGTTAACATAGGCAATGATATCCGCAAAGCGGACAATCTGACCTTCAAGTGTTTTTGCCCGCCCACTGTCACAGCAGGCCACCGGTCCGGTTCCTTTGGAATGGCACAGAATGCCGTCACGCACTTCGGCGGTCAGGTTGAGACCACGACCGTTTTTCTCCAGCCGTTCCACCACGCGCACACTCTGGCGCACATGATGAAAACCACCCCCCAGCAACTCGTTCAACACCCGTTCGCCGGCATGGCCGAACGGCGTATGGCCAAGGTCGTGGCCCAGAGTGATCGCCTCGGTCAGATCTTCATTGAGCGCCAGTGCCCGGGCAACGGTGCGGGCGATCTGAGACACTTCAAGCGTATGCGTCAGACGGGTGCGATAATGATCGCCTTCCGGGGATAAAAAAACCTGAGTCTTATGTTTTAAACGACGAAACGATTTGCAATGCAAAATACGATCACGGTCATGTTGGAAACAAGTTCGTATCGGACATGATTGTTCGTCCCGGTCACGACCGAGACTATCAGCACTGCAACAGGCAAAGGGCGAAAGAGTTTCCTTTTCCCGCTGTTCAATCATATGGCGTATGGCATTTGATGGCATAAAAACCCCAAGGAATCTCAAATATCATCTGCGGATAAAATCAGAACTATTAATTTTATATAAAAAAGCGGCTTTTTTGTTCAATCATCGCCAATATAACTCTTTTTCACTTGATTTTATATGGTTATAGCGTAATAGATTATAAAACATTCTATTCAATTCACCAACACATGGAGAATACATTATGTCAAAGCTTCTGGAAATGGCCGTAGAAATTGTTTCTGCTCATGCTTCAACCACAACAATGTCCAAAGAAGACTTGGTCGCTGAGCTGGCTGAAGTTCATACTGCGCTCAAGGCGATGGAAAATGGTGAGCAGCTTGCTGAAGAGCAAGAGCAGGAGCAGCAACCGGCTGTCTCAATGAAAAAAGCTTTCGGCAAGGATAAGGTCTACTGCATGATCTGCGGCAAAGGCATGACCACTCTCGGCCGCCACCTGCGCATGGTTCACGGCATCACTCCGGCGGAGTATCGCAAGCAGTTTGATATTCCACGCACTCAGCCCCTTGCCGCTAAAGCGTATTCGGAACAACGCAAGAAGATGGCCATTGAGCGTGGTCTTGGTGAAAAACTGGCACAAGCTCGGGCTGCCAAGAAAAAGTAACGCCTTGCGTCACATGAAAGTAAAAAAAGAGGGGCTGCTCAGGCAGCCCCTCTTTTTTATTCAACAGTCATCAAAAGATTGAAAACGGCACGATCAACAACGGCTCACCTCGTTCATCGAGCACTTCAACCCGCCATGCCCCTTTCCACTGCGGCAAAATCCGTTTTGAGGACCAGGTTCGCCAGTTGGAAGAACGCACCGGCAAGCGGACGCGGGCCAGTTCCTGATCTTCACAATACCAGACATGGGTGATCCAGGTATCATCCGTAGCGCCATTGATACGCGTAAAACAATACAGTTGATCGGTACCGGCGGGAACGGTGTTCAATGAATCAAGCGGCTCCCGATTGACAATACGCGTGGTGATCGACGCATCAACCACATCCAGCGCCAGACTGCTCGTCACACTGAGCACAGTCAGTATGAAAGCAAGGACAATGTTCCTCATATTCAACATAACCCCTCCTGTGAAATCACATATCCGGTTCGAATTCAGATCTCCGGCCTAACAACCATCAGCCGGTAGTGCTCTGTCAATGTTAAAAATTCGTGTGTATGACACAGCAACGTGCCGTCCACACAAGGCTCAAAAGCGCGAAAGTGGCCACTCCACTTTAAGGTTTTGCAACGCCGTGGGAATGGTGCGAGGCGAAGTCAGACCCGAAAAGTAAGTATCCCCCCGGTCAAACCGGGGGCTTTAGCGATTGCTAGCCCCTCAAAGGGGCTTTAAGGCAATCTTCAAAATCAAAAACACTTCTTGCCGTCATCCCAGAATGATCCTGTCGGGGATCCACGCCCTTGACCCCCCTGGATTCCCGCCTGCGCGGGAATGACGTAAAGGGAAGATTGTCATATCAGAGGGCATAATCCCGTAACCGTCAAACTTTTTGGGTCCCCCAGCAAAGCTGGGGGATTACTCTTTGTATTTAATTTAGTGTTGATAGAGCAGTAAAAAAGCTGTTGCCACAGCGCGTCTCAACGGCAAAGATCTCGCCAAGAGTCGCTGCAATATCACCAAACGTCTCACGATCGCCAAGGTGACATCCCGTTGCAAGAGAGGGATGCCAGGCCAGCAGCGGCACATATTCACGGCTGTGATCAGTGCCGGGCGTCGTTGGATCACAGCCGTGATCCGCCGTAATCACGAGCAGGTCCTTCTCGCCAAGCTGCGGCAGGAACCCGGCCAGCCACTGATCGAAGCGCTCCAAAGCCCGGGCAAAGCCGGTCACATCACGGCGATGCCCGTAGAGCATATCATAGTCAATCAGATTGGCAAAAATCAGGCCGTGTTCCATATCACGCAATGCGGCAGCGATTTTTGCCATGCCGTCGGCATTATCTCTGGTGGGGTAATGCCTGCTGATCCCCCGTCCACAGAAGATATCCTCAATTTTGCCGACGGCGACCACATCAACCTGATGCTCGGCCAAATCATCCAGAATCATCGCCGGAGGCTGCATGGAAAAATCGTGACGCCGCTCGGTGCGTTTGAAATTGTCGGCCCGATCGCCGACAAAGGGTCGGGCAATCACCCGCCCCACCTGCCAGTCATCGAGCACCTGACGCATACCACGACACAATTCATACAATTTCTCCGGCGGCCAGAGGTCTTCATGGGCGGCGATCTGAAACACCGAATCGGTGCTGGTGTAAACAATCGGTCGGCCGGTCCGCAGGTGTTCCTCGCCAAGTTCAACAAGAATCTCAGTGCCGCTGGCAATCACATTGCCGAGCGGTTCAACACCGGCCAGTTCGGTAAACGCCTGGATAATCGGCTCCGGAAAGGCCTCGGCAAAGGTGGCAAACGGTTGCTGCAAAATCGCTCCGGCGATCTCCCAGTGGCCGGTGGTGCTGTCCTTGCCGGCACTCTGTTCGGCCATTCGTCCCCAGGCCGCTTCAGGGGCCGGTGCGGGCGCAACCCCCGGCATGGCAACGATATTGCCCAGCCCGAGCCGCTGCAGTGTCGGCAAAACCAACGCCCCGTCCTGTTCGGCAACATGCGCCAGAGTATTGGCGCCTCGGTCACCATAGTGTTCTGCATCAGGCAAGGCGCCACAGCCGACCCCATCCAGAACAATCAAAACAACCCGTTTAAACAACATGTCCCCCCTGTTACTTTTGCGTTATTTCCAGCCATTGGTCGAGAATCGTCGCTGTAGCACTGCAGCCGATGCGGGTGGCCCCGGCATCGACCATGGCTTGAAACGTGGTATAATCGCGAATGCCGCCGGCCGCTTTAACACCGATTTTCCCTTGAGCCACTTCAGACAGCACAGTGACGTCGGCAACCGTCGCTCCGCCCGAGCCGAAACCGGTCGACGTCTTGACATAAGCGGCGCCGGCGGATATCACCACGTTGGTCAACTGGCGCTTTTGTTGTTCATTGAGATAACAGCACTCAATGATCACTTTAAGCGCACGCCCTTCACAGGCACGATTGATCTCAATAATCTCCTGCTCGATCTGTTGGTAAAGACCTTCCTGAGCCCAGCCTCCGTGAATCACCATATCGATTTCACCGGCGCCGAGGTTACAGGCTTCCGCCGCCTGCATCACTTTGCTGCCGGTGGTTTCATAACCGAGCGGAAAGCCGATCACCGTGCCCACGACCACTTCGGAACCATGCAGCAGATCCGTGACCAGCGGTAAACGCGATGCCGGCACACACACCGACGCGCAGCCGAACTCGACCGCCTCTTCGCAAAGTTGTTCAAAGTCAGCGGCACAGGACGTCGGTGCCAGCAGGGTGTGATCAATCAGATGTGCAGGAGAAAAAAACGCCATGATGGACTCCTTGACAGAGAAAGCCCGCCAAAGCGGGCTTTCTGCAACAGTTCAATCAAGAGATTGTCACGATCCGATCAGGTCCGGTAATCGGCGTTGATCTTGACATAGTCGTAGGTCAGATCCGAGGTGTAGTAGTGTGCCCGGCCAGCGCCGAGATGCAGATCCACCGTGACACGGAACTCAGGCTTTTTCAGAACCTCTGTCGCCAAAGCTTCCTGCTCGGGTCCAGTGGTCAAACCGCCGGCCACCACCTGGACATCGTCAAAGAAGATATCAATTTTGTTGGGATCAACGTCAACGCCTGAATAGCCGACCGCGGCAATAATCCGCCCCCAGTTGGCATCCTCGCCAAAAAAGGCGGTCTTAACCAGACTGGACGTGGCCACACTGCGCGCGGCGATCTTGGCTTCGACATCGCTGTTGGCACCGCACAGTTCGATCTGCACCAGCTTAGTGGCGCCCTCGCCGTCCCGGACAATCATCTTGGCCAGATCGAGAAGGACTGCGGCGACCGCTTCGGCGAACTGATCCGCTTCACGACTGCCGGACTGAATGGTTGCGTTGCCGGCGGCGCCATTGGCCAGCAGCAACACCATGTCGTTGGTGGAGGTATCGCCATCAACGGTGATCGAGTTGAAGGAGTTATCCACTGCCGTGGTCAATGTCGGCTGCAACAGCTCCGCAGCCACGTCGGCATCGGTCATGACAAAACCGAGCATGGTCGCCATGTTGGGATGGATCATCCCCGCACCTTTGGCAATGGCCATCACCTGACAGGTTTTACCGCCCACCTCAATGGTGCGACAGGAGGTCTTGCTGAAACTGTCGGTGGTCATGATCGCTTCGGCGACGGCGGTCGCCTTATCATCGGCCAGTCCCCGGCACAACGCGGGGATGGCACCGGTCAACCGTTCCACAGGCAGGGGAACACCGATGACACCGGTAGACGATACGGCGACGAGTTTTTCATCGATGGACAACGCCTTGGCCAATTCGGCACCACTGGTGCGCGCCACCTCTAAACCGGCTTCACCGGTACAGGCATTGGCATTGCCGCTGTTGATCAGCACGGCCTGGCACAGTCCCTCGGCGATGCGAGGTTTGGTGACAATCAACGGAGCGGCAATCACCTTGTTACGGGTAAACACCCCGGCACAGCGGGCGGGTGTTTCGGAAACGATCAGGGCACAATCGTTGCGCCCCGGTCCTTTAATCGCTGCTTCGGCAGCGGAAAATGTAAATCCTTGTACAACGGGAACTGTCATGGTTCATCTCCCTGGCGCGGGTCGTTATCAGCGCCCGCAGCATTTCTTGTATTTTTTGCCACTGCCGCACGGGCAGGGATCGTTGCGACCGACTTTATCTTCATCGCGCTTGACCGGTTGGGCCGGTTTATCGGCCTCGTCGCTACGATTCATGACCACTTTGCGTTTTTTCTGTTCTTCCTCCATCCGCTCAACATCATCCTGTTGCACCAGCTGGATCATGAACAATTTCTGCAGTACTTCCTGGCGAATGCGGCCCATCATCTGCATAAACAGGTTGTAAGCCTCGCGTTTGTACTCCTCTTTGGGATTTTTCTGGCCGTAACCACGCAAGCCAATGCCCTCTTTGAGATGATCGATGGATAACAGGTGATCTTTCCACTGGCTGTCGATCACCTGCAGCAGCAATACGGTCATCAAATGTTCGAGCACTGCCGGGGTGAACTCTTCTTCCTTGTCGATCAACCGTTTGAACACCTGTTTCTTCAGTGATTCAGTCAGTTCCTCGGTATTCGGCTTGCTCTCCAGATCGGGCATTTCCGGTTGGAAGTTGAATTGAGAGATAAAGTCATCCACCAGGCTCGACACATTCCAGTCCTCAGGCGAAACCTTCTCCGGGCAGAACGTGGCGACAATATCTTCCACCATCTCTTCGATAATGGCGTTGTAAGTGCCGCGAATATTTTCTCCGGCCAGAACTTCACGCCGTTGCTCGTAGATCACCTCGCGCTGACGGTTCATAACGTCATCGTATTCGATGAGGTGTTTACGAATATCGAAGTTGTGCCCTTCGACCTTTTTCTGGGCATTTTCAATGGCCCGCGAAATCATGCCGTGCTCAATGGGCTCGTTCTCGGGGATCTTGAGTTTATCCATGATAAACGCCACCCGGTGACTGCCGAAAATACGCAGCAAGTCGTCTTCAAGACTCAGATAAAAACGGCTGGCGCCGGGATCGCCCTGACGGCCGGAACGACCACGCAGCTGATTGTCGATACGCCGTGATTCATGGCGCTCAGTACCGAGGATGTACAAACCACCGGCTTCAAGCACCTGCTGCTTTTCCGCCGCGCACTCCGCGGTGAATTTCTTCAGTAGTTCTTCATAACGCTCATCCTCGGTGTCACCGTTGACCACCGCTTTCGCCAGCATGTCGGGATTCCCGCCCAGCACAATATCGGTACCACGGCCGGCCATGTTGGTGGCAATGGTCACGGAGCCGAGACGACCGGCCTGGGCAACGATCTCCGCCTCTTTTTCATGATGCTTGGCGTTGAGGACATGATGCGGCACCCCGGCCTTCTTCAGCTGGGCGGCCAGGCGTTCGGAGTTTTCAATGGAGATGGTCCCCACCAGCACCGGCTGACCGCTTTTATGACACGCGCGAATGTCTTCGATGACGGCGTTGAATTTTTCCTGCTCGGTCTTGTAGATCATATCGGCATAATCGGTACGCTGATTGGGCCGATTGGTCGGGATTACCACAACACTGAGCTTGTAGATTTCGTTGAACTCCGCCGCTTCCGTATCCGCCGTACCGGTCATCCCGGCCAGTTTGTCATACATGCGGAAGTAATTCTGGAACGTGATGGTCGCCAGCGTCTGGTTCTCGCTTTCGATCTTCACGCCCTCCTTGGCTTCAACCGCCTGATGCAGACCGTCACTCCAGCGCCGCCCCGGCATCAGACGACCGGTGAACTCATCGACGATCATGACTTCGCCGTCTTTCACCACGTAATCGACTTCATTTTTGAACAACGCATGGGCTTTAAGCGCCTGGTTGACGTGGTGGAGCAGTTCGATATGACGCGGATCGTAAAGGTTATCAACGCCGAGCATTTTCTCGACCGCAGCTACACCATCTTCCGTTAGAGCAGAGGTCTTGGCCTTCTCATCAACGGTGAAGTCGCCGGTAAATTCCTTGAGCGTCTGACCGATCTTGCCGTCACGGTGTTCGATCACCTCGCCTTTTTTCAGGCGCGGGATAATCGCGTTGACCCGATAATAGAGCTCACTCGACGCCTCGCTGGGACCGGAGATGATCAACGGTGTCCGTGCTTCGTCAATGAGAATGGAGTCCACCTCATCGACAATGGCAAAGTTGAGGTCACGCTGCACGTACTGGCTGAGTTCAAACTTCATGTTGTCGCGCAGATAGTCGAAACCGAACTCATTGTTGGTGCCATAGGTCACATCAGCGGCATAAGCCGCCTTGCGCTCCTCATCGGTGATACCGTGAATAATGCAACCGACGGTCAAGCCGAGGAAGCGATGCACCTGGCCCATCCAGTCGGAGTCACGCTTGGCCAGATAATCGTTGACGGTAATGACATGCACGCCTTTGCCGCTCAGGGCATTGAGGTAGGTAGGCAGGGTGGCCACCAGGGTTTTACCCTCACCGGTTTTCATTTCAGCAATCTTGCCGCTGTGCAGCACCATGCCACCAATCATCTGAACATCGAAATGGCGCATCCCCAACACGCGCTTGGCCGCCTCGCGAACCACGGCAAACGCTTCGGGAAGCAGATCATCCAGCGTCTCGCCATCGGCCAGGCGTTGTTTGAATTCATCGGTTTTTGCTTTGAGCGCCGCATCATCCAACGGTTCAATCTGCTCTTCAAGCGCATTAATCTGATCGACGATTTTACGCAACCGCTTCAGTTCACGATCATTCTGACTGCCAAAAATCTTCTTAGAGAGGGAACGGATCATTCAAGGTCTCCGGTAAGTTTTGAATCACCTGACAGGCCACGCGGGCTTCAGGGTCGTAGGTACGGCACAGGGCCATCAAACAGGATGTTGAAAATGCCCCGTCCGGGACCTTTTCATTGGTCTGCTAAAAGACTAGAAAATTTACCACAGTCGCTTCACAGCGACAAGAGGTATCCCAATGGTGTTCCAAGGATTTTACGGCAAGCTAACATCACAGACGACAGAGCGAATTCGTTCAAAGAATCTTTT
This region of uncultured Desulfuromonas sp. genomic DNA includes:
- a CDS encoding deoxyguanosinetriphosphate triphosphohydrolase, with protein sequence MPSNAIRHMIEQREKETLSPFACCSADSLGRDRDEQSCPIRTCFQHDRDRILHCKSFRRLKHKTQVFLSPEGDHYRTRLTHTLEVSQIARTVARALALNEDLTEAITLGHDLGHTPFGHAGERVLNELLGGGFHHVRQSVRVVERLEKNGRGLNLTAEVRDGILCHSKGTGPVACCDSGRAKTLEGQIVRFADIIAYVNHDLDDALRGGVITIDDVPRSLLKHLGERHSQRINTMVTDMIQASQRDGTIEIGLSDNVLEWVTELRDWLFDHVYRVPSVHDDFTKAARVLRELFEFFRENPQQMEKYGAVCLDGDSLEVSITDFIAGMTDRYAMKLYQEIFLPRPWATL
- a CDS encoding MucR family transcriptional regulator, giving the protein MSKLLEMAVEIVSAHASTTTMSKEDLVAELAEVHTALKAMENGEQLAEEQEQEQQPAVSMKKAFGKDKVYCMICGKGMTTLGRHLRMVHGITPAEYRKQFDIPRTQPLAAKAYSEQRKKMAIERGLGEKLAQARAAKKK
- a CDS encoding DUF2914 domain-containing protein gives rise to the protein MLNMRNIVLAFILTVLSVTSSLALDVVDASITTRIVNREPLDSLNTVPAGTDQLYCFTRINGATDDTWITHVWYCEDQELARVRLPVRSSNWRTWSSKRILPQWKGAWRVEVLDERGEPLLIVPFSIF
- a CDS encoding phosphopentomutase; translation: MLFKRVVLIVLDGVGCGALPDAEHYGDRGANTLAHVAEQDGALVLPTLQRLGLGNIVAMPGVAPAPAPEAAWGRMAEQSAGKDSTTGHWEIAGAILQQPFATFAEAFPEPIIQAFTELAGVEPLGNVIASGTEILVELGEEHLRTGRPIVYTSTDSVFQIAAHEDLWPPEKLYELCRGMRQVLDDWQVGRVIARPFVGDRADNFKRTERRHDFSMQPPAMILDDLAEHQVDVVAVGKIEDIFCGRGISRHYPTRDNADGMAKIAAALRDMEHGLIFANLIDYDMLYGHRRDVTGFARALERFDQWLAGFLPQLGEKDLLVITADHGCDPTTPGTDHSREYVPLLAWHPSLATGCHLGDRETFGDIAATLGEIFAVETRCGNSFFTALSTLN
- the deoC gene encoding deoxyribose-phosphate aldolase, which encodes MAFFSPAHLIDHTLLAPTSCAADFEQLCEEAVEFGCASVCVPASRLPLVTDLLHGSEVVVGTVIGFPLGYETTGSKVMQAAEACNLGAGEIDMVIHGGWAQEGLYQQIEQEIIEINRACEGRALKVIIECCYLNEQQKRQLTNVVISAGAAYVKTSTGFGSGGATVADVTVLSEVAQGKIGVKAAGGIRDYTTFQAMVDAGATRIGCSATATILDQWLEITQK
- the argJ gene encoding bifunctional glutamate N-acetyltransferase/amino-acid acetyltransferase ArgJ, whose amino-acid sequence is MTVPVVQGFTFSAAEAAIKGPGRNDCALIVSETPARCAGVFTRNKVIAAPLIVTKPRIAEGLCQAVLINSGNANACTGEAGLEVARTSGAELAKALSIDEKLVAVSSTGVIGVPLPVERLTGAIPALCRGLADDKATAVAEAIMTTDSFSKTSCRTIEVGGKTCQVMAIAKGAGMIHPNMATMLGFVMTDADVAAELLQPTLTTAVDNSFNSITVDGDTSTNDMVLLLANGAAGNATIQSGSREADQFAEAVAAVLLDLAKMIVRDGEGATKLVQIELCGANSDVEAKIAARSVATSSLVKTAFFGEDANWGRIIAAVGYSGVDVDPNKIDIFFDDVQVVAGGLTTGPEQEALATEVLKKPEFRVTVDLHLGAGRAHYYTSDLTYDYVKINADYRT
- the secA gene encoding preprotein translocase subunit SecA produces the protein MIRSLSKKIFGSQNDRELKRLRKIVDQINALEEQIEPLDDAALKAKTDEFKQRLADGETLDDLLPEAFAVVREAAKRVLGMRHFDVQMIGGMVLHSGKIAEMKTGEGKTLVATLPTYLNALSGKGVHVITVNDYLAKRDSDWMGQVHRFLGLTVGCIIHGITDEERKAAYAADVTYGTNNEFGFDYLRDNMKFELSQYVQRDLNFAIVDEVDSILIDEARTPLIISGPSEASSELYYRVNAIIPRLKKGEVIEHRDGKIGQTLKEFTGDFTVDEKAKTSALTEDGVAAVEKMLGVDNLYDPRHIELLHHVNQALKAHALFKNEVDYVVKDGEVMIVDEFTGRLMPGRRWSDGLHQAVEAKEGVKIESENQTLATITFQNYFRMYDKLAGMTGTADTEAAEFNEIYKLSVVVIPTNRPNQRTDYADMIYKTEQEKFNAVIEDIRACHKSGQPVLVGTISIENSERLAAQLKKAGVPHHVLNAKHHEKEAEIVAQAGRLGSVTIATNMAGRGTDIVLGGNPDMLAKAVVNGDTEDERYEELLKKFTAECAAEKQQVLEAGGLYILGTERHESRRIDNQLRGRSGRQGDPGASRFYLSLEDDLLRIFGSHRVAFIMDKLKIPENEPIEHGMISRAIENAQKKVEGHNFDIRKHLIEYDDVMNRQREVIYEQRREVLAGENIRGTYNAIIEEMVEDIVATFCPEKVSPEDWNVSSLVDDFISQFNFQPEMPDLESKPNTEELTESLKKQVFKRLIDKEEEFTPAVLEHLMTVLLLQVIDSQWKDHLLSIDHLKEGIGLRGYGQKNPKEEYKREAYNLFMQMMGRIRQEVLQKLFMIQLVQQDDVERMEEEQKKRKVVMNRSDEADKPAQPVKRDEDKVGRNDPCPCGSGKKYKKCCGR